The following proteins are co-located in the Rippkaea orientalis PCC 8801 genome:
- a CDS encoding ferredoxin-thioredoxin reductase catalytic domain-containing protein — protein MTSINTDQPQTDKVLETMKNFAEQYAKRTETYFCSELSVTAVVIEGLARHKEELGAPLCPCRHYEDKEAEVKNAFWNCPCVPMRERKECHCMLFITPDNDFAGDQQDIDLEFIKQVRDSMAS, from the coding sequence ATGACCTCAATCAACACCGATCAGCCCCAAACCGATAAAGTCTTAGAAACGATGAAGAACTTTGCCGAACAATACGCCAAGCGTACAGAAACTTACTTCTGTAGCGAACTGTCGGTAACGGCCGTGGTGATTGAAGGGTTAGCTAGACACAAAGAGGAATTAGGGGCTCCCCTGTGTCCTTGTCGCCATTATGAAGACAAAGAAGCAGAAGTTAAAAATGCTTTTTGGAATTGTCCTTGTGTTCCCATGCGCGAACGCAAAGAATGTCACTGTATGTTGTTTATTACTCCTGATAATGATTTTGCGGGCGATCAGCAAGACATTGATCTAGAGTTTATTAAACAAGTCCGCGATAGTATGGCTTCTTAG
- a CDS encoding DUF309 domain-containing protein — MSSSEFLQGVEQFNHQQFYDCHDTLEALWMEAIEPDKQFYQGILQIAVGCYHLSHHNWRGAVILLGEGVRRLSDYQPDYQGIDVTDLIEKSQQLLYYLQETGAEQITEIVKQLDNSLDDSLVCLPRIIKLSNS, encoded by the coding sequence ATGTCATCAAGCGAATTTTTACAGGGGGTTGAGCAATTCAACCACCAACAATTCTATGACTGTCATGATACCTTAGAGGCTCTATGGATGGAAGCAATAGAGCCCGATAAGCAGTTTTATCAAGGTATTTTACAAATCGCTGTTGGTTGCTATCATTTAAGCCATCATAACTGGCGTGGAGCCGTTATTTTACTCGGTGAAGGGGTTCGACGACTGAGTGATTATCAGCCCGATTATCAAGGAATTGATGTTACCGACTTAATTGAAAAAAGTCAACAACTCCTCTACTATCTTCAAGAAACGGGAGCAGAACAGATCACAGAAATCGTTAAACAACTTGATAACAGTTTAGATGATTCTTTGGTGTGTTTACCCAGAATCATCAAGCTCAGTAATAGTTAA
- a CDS encoding RNA recognition motif domain-containing protein, with amino-acid sequence MSIYVGNLSYEVTEADLNSVFAEYGSVKRVHVPTDRDTGRPRGFAFVEMGTDAQEATAIDTLDGAEWMGRALTVNLARPRENSGNGRRNSFN; translated from the coding sequence ATGTCAATTTATGTAGGCAACCTCTCTTACGAGGTAACAGAAGCTGATCTTAATTCTGTATTTGCAGAGTATGGTTCAGTTAAGCGTGTTCATGTCCCCACAGACCGCGATACCGGTCGTCCCAGAGGATTTGCTTTTGTGGAAATGGGTACAGACGCTCAAGAAGCTACCGCCATTGACACCCTAGATGGTGCAGAATGGATGGGGCGTGCCCTGACGGTTAATCTTGCCCGTCCCCGTGAAAATAGTGGCAATGGTCGCAGAAATAGCTTTAATTAG
- a CDS encoding type II toxin-antitoxin system HicB family antitoxin, giving the protein MQNQDPDNQSIETAVKEDPDVAEAVIEVGEAVKSEPNQEMLFQILSNVIIRLQEEPQQIYNVQDNFPNDNIFFSGKKYAEQTHLNLPDDPQAIQLQSSYIKNKQSLRIMIAVFLLTFSLSLVLIALLVLFPLSLDIQQVLVALIALFKAYSSNIMNYRIEVEQEEDGRWIAEVVDLPGVMVYGQTVEEAITQVQALALRILADNLENGENVSSGLINVSFQPA; this is encoded by the coding sequence ATGCAAAATCAAGATCCAGATAATCAGTCTATTGAAACTGCTGTCAAGGAAGATCCTGATGTTGCCGAAGCAGTAATAGAAGTTGGTGAGGCTGTTAAATCAGAACCGAATCAAGAAATGCTTTTCCAAATTTTGAGTAACGTTATTATACGTCTTCAAGAAGAGCCACAGCAGATCTATAATGTTCAAGATAATTTCCCCAATGATAATATCTTTTTTAGTGGTAAAAAGTATGCAGAGCAAACACATCTAAATCTGCCAGATGATCCACAAGCAATACAGCTACAATCTTCTTACATTAAGAATAAACAATCATTAAGGATAATGATTGCAGTTTTCTTATTGACCTTCTCTTTATCTCTAGTTTTGATTGCTTTATTAGTATTGTTTCCTTTATCTCTTGATATTCAGCAAGTTCTGGTTGCCTTAATTGCTTTATTTAAAGCTTATTCAAGTAATATAATGAATTATAGAATTGAAGTTGAACAAGAAGAAGACGGACGCTGGATTGCGGAAGTAGTCGATTTACCAGGTGTCATGGTTTATGGTCAAACCGTTGAAGAAGCAATAACACAAGTTCAAGCACTAGCATTACGAATCTTGGCAGATAATCTAGAAAATGGAGAAAATGTCTCATCAGGGTTAATTAACGTATCTTTTCAACCAGCATGA
- a CDS encoding aldehyde dehydrogenase family protein — translation MEESHAVLPVGVSIYKLADLIEANKEELARLETLDNGKPLTDSLNADLSLVIACYRYYAGWADKVQGKTIPINGPYFCYTRHEPVGVVGQIIPWNFPLLMQAWKLAPALAMGNTVVMKTAEQTPLSALRVGELILEAGFPPGVVNLLSGYGPTAGQAIARHRDIDKVAFTGSTEVGHLIMEAAAQSNLKRVTLELGGKSPNIVFADANFEEAIEGSHQGLFFNQGQCCCAGSRLFVEESCYDEFVTKSVERARSRRVGDPFDSNTEQGPQVDQEQFNKVMGYIESGQRDGAQMLCGGGRLGDRGYFIEPTVFAGVRDDMKIAQEEVFGPVMSIIKFKDVEEVIQRANNTIYGLAAAVWTKDITKAHAIANGVRAGTVWVNCYDVFDAAAPFGGFKQSGMGRELGEYGLQQYTEVKTVTIKL, via the coding sequence ATGGAAGAATCCCACGCGGTTCTACCCGTGGGAGTGTCAATCTATAAACTAGCTGACCTGATCGAAGCCAATAAAGAGGAATTAGCTCGCTTAGAAACCCTCGATAATGGAAAACCGCTCACAGACTCCCTCAATGCCGATTTATCCCTGGTTATCGCTTGCTATCGCTATTATGCGGGTTGGGCGGATAAAGTGCAAGGAAAAACCATTCCCATCAACGGCCCCTATTTTTGCTACACTCGCCATGAACCGGTGGGAGTCGTCGGTCAAATTATCCCTTGGAATTTCCCCCTGTTGATGCAAGCATGGAAATTAGCCCCCGCTTTAGCCATGGGGAACACGGTGGTCATGAAAACCGCCGAACAAACTCCCCTATCCGCATTACGGGTCGGAGAATTGATCCTAGAAGCAGGGTTCCCCCCTGGAGTCGTCAACTTACTTTCAGGATATGGTCCCACGGCAGGACAAGCGATCGCCCGTCACAGGGATATTGATAAAGTTGCCTTTACGGGGTCTACAGAAGTGGGACACCTGATCATGGAAGCAGCCGCCCAAAGTAACCTCAAGCGCGTTACCTTGGAATTAGGTGGGAAAAGCCCTAATATTGTCTTTGCTGACGCGAATTTTGAGGAAGCCATCGAAGGATCTCATCAGGGGCTGTTTTTTAACCAAGGACAGTGTTGTTGTGCGGGATCTCGGCTATTTGTCGAAGAGTCCTGTTATGACGAATTTGTGACCAAAAGTGTCGAACGAGCCCGCAGTCGTCGCGTCGGTGATCCCTTCGATAGCAACACCGAACAGGGGCCCCAAGTCGATCAAGAACAGTTTAACAAGGTGATGGGCTATATCGAGTCAGGACAGCGCGACGGGGCTCAGATGCTGTGTGGTGGGGGTCGTTTGGGCGATCGCGGTTATTTTATCGAGCCCACAGTGTTTGCGGGGGTTCGTGATGATATGAAAATTGCCCAGGAGGAGGTTTTTGGACCGGTGATGAGTATTATCAAGTTTAAAGACGTTGAGGAGGTCATTCAACGGGCAAATAATACGATCTATGGCTTAGCTGCTGCGGTTTGGACTAAAGATATTACCAAAGCTCATGCGATCGCTAATGGAGTCCGTGCGGGTACAGTTTGGGTCAATTGTTACGATGTCTTCGATGCGGCTGCACCTTTTGGTGGGTTCAAACAGTCTGGTATGGGTCGAGAATTGGGTGAATACGGACTGCAACAGTACACCGAGGTTAAGACGGTGACGATTAAATTGTAA
- a CDS encoding RNA-guided endonuclease InsQ/TnpB family protein, giving the protein MGKVTRTIKLKFVKLNRCKAQLFEEMTVENTRIANELLSLPLQERRKMTTAKIVSELKSALVNQTIRHTTSPTGRKTKQYKVLPVEVNNQNWKLTKKGDTYSISFPTTRGEKRVPVSVASSHWQSVLDGLLEGTIKGGSFKLIKHRNKWYVYLSVIEDVPEITTETKIGCDRGQKNLAVVASKKACGKFFSGREVMHRRRYFQKRRKQLQQAKKFRALKKWDKKERRWMDSINHTISRRIVRFAEYQNADVVIEDLEGCRKTMKQSKKSRSDSGQSRYSWSFYSLEQKLEYKLALKGLKMIKRPAPYTSKSCCTCGVIGNRKKHHFNCPNGHYHNADLNASRNLAQWDGFSCDLSLKQGVFVMDSSDLNHGLLGTAPNFMNTQKERIEYIQLSLFDPTLFGG; this is encoded by the coding sequence ATGGGTAAAGTAACTCGCACTATCAAACTTAAATTTGTGAAACTTAACCGTTGTAAAGCTCAATTATTTGAGGAAATGACGGTTGAAAATACACGAATTGCCAATGAGTTGTTGTCGTTACCTCTTCAGGAAAGACGTAAAATGACAACAGCTAAAATAGTGTCTGAGTTAAAATCCGCCCTTGTTAATCAAACTATTCGGCATACCACATCTCCTACTGGTAGAAAGACTAAGCAGTACAAGGTTTTGCCTGTTGAAGTTAATAATCAAAATTGGAAGTTAACTAAAAAAGGTGATACTTATTCAATCAGTTTTCCTACTACTAGAGGAGAAAAACGAGTTCCTGTCTCTGTGGCATCTTCTCATTGGCAATCAGTCTTAGATGGTTTGCTAGAAGGAACAATAAAAGGAGGCTCTTTTAAGTTAATTAAACATCGGAATAAATGGTATGTCTATCTGTCAGTTATTGAGGATGTTCCAGAAATAACGACAGAGACAAAAATTGGTTGTGATAGAGGGCAGAAGAACCTAGCTGTTGTGGCATCTAAAAAAGCTTGTGGTAAGTTTTTTAGTGGGCGTGAAGTAATGCACCGTCGTCGTTATTTTCAAAAACGAAGAAAGCAACTTCAACAAGCTAAAAAATTTAGGGCATTAAAAAAATGGGACAAAAAAGAACGGCGTTGGATGGACTCAATTAACCATACCATTAGTCGTCGTATTGTCCGCTTTGCTGAATATCAAAATGCTGATGTGGTAATAGAAGATTTAGAAGGTTGTCGAAAAACCATGAAACAGAGCAAAAAATCTCGCTCTGATTCTGGTCAATCAAGATATAGTTGGTCTTTCTATTCTTTAGAGCAAAAACTTGAGTACAAGCTGGCTCTTAAAGGGTTGAAAATGATTAAAAGACCAGCCCCATATACTTCAAAATCTTGTTGCACTTGTGGCGTTATTGGGAATAGAAAAAAGCATCATTTTAATTGCCCTAATGGACACTATCATAACGCTGATCTAAATGCTAGTAGAAACCTAGCTCAATGGGATGGTTTCTCATGTGATTTAAGTCTAAAACAAGGTGTTTTTGTAATGGATTCATCCGACTTAAATCATGGGCTGCTTGGCACAGCCCCAAACTTCATGAATACTCAGAAAGAGCGAATAGAGTACATCCAGTTGTCTCTATTTGATCCTACTCTTTTTGGGGGCTAG
- the tnpA gene encoding IS200/IS605 family transposase — MTENQYKRKHTSVSLINYHFVFCPKRRKKVLVNDVGRRLEEIIYQKAKELECDVLTLEIMPDHVHLFISCPPTLAPHQIMFRIKGASSRLLRKEFPHLLRLPSLWTRSYYCGTAGHVSSETIKKYIANQHTL, encoded by the coding sequence ATGACAGAAAATCAGTATAAAAGAAAGCACACATCAGTGAGCCTAATCAACTATCACTTTGTCTTTTGTCCTAAGAGACGGAAAAAAGTTCTAGTGAATGATGTTGGGAGAAGATTGGAGGAAATCATCTATCAAAAAGCAAAAGAGCTAGAATGTGATGTTCTGACTCTTGAAATAATGCCTGATCATGTGCATTTATTTATTAGTTGTCCCCCGACACTTGCTCCTCATCAAATTATGTTTAGAATTAAAGGAGCGTCATCAAGATTATTGAGAAAAGAATTTCCTCATCTACTTAGACTGCCTTCTTTATGGACTAGGAGTTATTATTGTGGAACGGCTGGCCATGTCTCAAGCGAAACTATTAAGAAATATATTGCTAATCAACACACTCTTTAA
- a CDS encoding aldehyde dehydrogenase family protein: MVTATRPEPKVKLGPTQLLINNHWVESVSGKRFETINPATGEVICDVAEANAADVDKAVQAARQAFTRGDWPQLSPTKRGELQDTAFKAHQRSDL; this comes from the coding sequence ATGGTAACAGCAACTCGACCAGAACCTAAAGTTAAACTCGGTCCGACTCAATTATTAATTAATAACCACTGGGTCGAAAGTGTCTCAGGAAAACGCTTTGAAACCATTAACCCCGCTACAGGAGAAGTCATCTGTGATGTCGCAGAAGCCAATGCGGCTGATGTCGATAAAGCGGTTCAAGCAGCGCGTCAAGCGTTTACCCGTGGCGACTGGCCGCAACTTTCCCCCACCAAACGGGGAGAATTACAGGATACTGCATTCAAAGCCCACCAGCGTAGCGATCTTTAG
- a CDS encoding Rieske 2Fe-2S domain-containing protein gives MTLTPQKTTIEPLTSSVSPPQSDCQLDWKNCWYPITFVQDFPKSRPYGFTLYDEPFVLFVNNQGKLVCLQDICPHRAAKLSDGQILDGNLECLYHGWQFNDEGKCVHIPQLPDDTPIPKNACITSFFVVQKQGIIWFWRGKKEEADETRIPTIANLDKRDMMVTDCMIDLPYDQTYLIENVVDPAHVHISHHGSLGNRKNAQPLTMEVKEKSIEGIKSVYKYAKTAAMGWITLDFIAPNLVMYEFTLPNQLMGGTALYSLPSGKGSCRLLLRNYSNIPNWKARLKPRWLLHLGSNRILEEDSVFIMAEQSILEKSRQTMQDLILPLKTSDLLVVEYRKWLDTFGKALPFYQGYTTAKSSPKTGENSQTKVTLDRFKQHTQICHSCRQTHQRIIITQKVLIAVAILLAACAILTDGTKLEIISILLSLFSLIIAVGLGVLKTKFEQPYTRP, from the coding sequence ATGACCTTAACTCCCCAGAAAACGACAATAGAGCCATTAACGTCTTCTGTATCTCCCCCTCAATCAGACTGTCAATTAGATTGGAAAAACTGTTGGTATCCTATTACATTTGTTCAAGACTTTCCTAAAAGTCGTCCTTACGGGTTTACCCTTTATGATGAACCCTTTGTTTTATTTGTTAATAACCAGGGAAAATTAGTCTGTTTACAAGATATTTGTCCCCATCGTGCAGCCAAACTTTCTGACGGACAAATTCTTGATGGAAATTTGGAATGTTTATATCATGGTTGGCAATTTAATGACGAGGGAAAATGTGTTCATATTCCTCAATTACCTGATGATACTCCTATTCCTAAAAATGCTTGCATAACATCCTTTTTTGTGGTACAAAAACAAGGAATTATTTGGTTTTGGCGAGGCAAAAAAGAAGAGGCTGATGAAACTCGGATTCCTACTATTGCTAACTTAGATAAACGAGATATGATGGTGACAGATTGTATGATAGATCTGCCCTATGATCAAACGTATTTAATCGAAAATGTTGTTGATCCGGCTCATGTTCATATTAGTCATCATGGAAGTTTAGGCAACCGAAAAAATGCTCAACCCTTAACCATGGAGGTGAAAGAAAAGTCAATCGAAGGAATTAAGTCAGTCTATAAATATGCAAAAACAGCAGCAATGGGTTGGATAACTTTAGATTTTATTGCCCCTAATTTAGTCATGTACGAATTTACTTTACCCAATCAATTAATGGGGGGAACAGCTTTATATTCTCTCCCTTCAGGGAAAGGGTCTTGTCGTCTTTTGTTACGAAATTATAGTAATATTCCCAACTGGAAAGCAAGGTTAAAACCACGTTGGTTATTGCACTTAGGAAGTAATCGAATTTTAGAAGAAGACTCAGTATTTATTATGGCAGAACAATCAATATTAGAGAAGTCTAGACAAACCATGCAAGACCTTATTTTACCCCTAAAAACCTCAGATCTTTTAGTCGTTGAATACCGAAAATGGTTAGATACCTTTGGCAAGGCACTTCCCTTTTATCAAGGTTATACAACTGCAAAATCAAGCCCCAAAACAGGAGAAAATTCTCAAACAAAAGTCACTTTAGATCGCTTCAAACAACATACCCAAATCTGTCATTCTTGTCGTCAAACCCATCAAAGAATAATTATCACTCAAAAAGTCTTAATTGCCGTTGCTATCCTGTTAGCTGCTTGTGCCATACTAACCGATGGAACTAAACTAGAAATTATCAGTATTTTACTGTCTTTATTTTCTCTAATTATAGCCGTTGGTTTAGGGGTTTTAAAAACCAAATTTGAACAACCTTATACCCGTCCCTAG
- a CDS encoding Gfo/Idh/MocA family protein, which yields MKTRLAILGVGRWGTHLVRNFLQHPQAELVAIADPNLNNLQTCQAKFGLNESNIIFTSDWETIKQKIPLDAVIIATPATTHYSLIKDSLASGCHVLAEKPLTLDTSECLELTRLAEQRNVQLMVDHTYLFHPAVNQGKTVINSGKLGEMRYGYASRTHLGPVRQDVDALWDLAIHDIAIFNHWLGQFPSQVQARGQVWLQSDRTTDHSPTGLADLVWVRLIYPDGFEAMIHLCWFNPDKQRRLCVVGSQGTLIFDEMNPNSPLTLQKGYLEPQGEGFVPQGQENEVIELEKAEPLKQVCDRFLETIKTGVPCAVSSGWVGTQLVKILTALSLSMQHNGTIINL from the coding sequence ATGAAAACTCGACTGGCAATATTAGGAGTAGGAAGATGGGGGACTCATTTAGTGAGAAACTTTTTGCAGCATCCCCAAGCAGAATTAGTTGCGATCGCTGATCCAAATTTGAACAATTTACAAACCTGCCAAGCTAAATTTGGACTCAACGAAAGCAATATAATTTTTACCTCAGACTGGGAAACCATTAAACAAAAAATTCCCTTAGATGCGGTTATTATTGCTACTCCAGCGACGACTCATTATTCTCTAATTAAAGACAGTTTAGCATCAGGCTGCCATGTCTTAGCTGAAAAACCCCTCACCCTCGATACGTCCGAATGTCTAGAATTAACGCGCTTGGCCGAACAACGTAATGTACAATTAATGGTGGATCACACCTATCTATTCCATCCTGCGGTTAATCAGGGAAAAACCGTTATAAATTCGGGAAAATTAGGAGAAATGCGCTATGGTTATGCTAGTCGTACCCATTTAGGACCAGTCCGTCAAGATGTCGATGCACTCTGGGACTTAGCCATCCATGATATCGCTATTTTTAACCATTGGTTAGGTCAGTTCCCCTCCCAAGTCCAGGCCAGGGGACAAGTGTGGTTACAAAGCGATCGCACCACAGACCATTCTCCCACAGGATTAGCCGATTTAGTCTGGGTTCGGCTGATCTATCCCGATGGGTTCGAGGCTATGATCCATCTGTGTTGGTTTAACCCTGATAAACAGCGACGACTCTGTGTGGTGGGAAGTCAAGGGACTTTGATTTTTGATGAAATGAACCCTAATTCCCCCTTAACCTTACAAAAAGGCTATTTAGAACCTCAAGGAGAAGGTTTTGTCCCCCAAGGTCAAGAAAATGAGGTCATAGAACTTGAAAAGGCCGAACCCCTCAAGCAAGTTTGCGATCGCTTTCTCGAAACCATTAAAACGGGTGTTCCTTGTGCGGTTTCTTCGGGTTGGGTAGGGACTCAATTAGTGAAAATTTTAACGGCTTTAAGTCTTTCAATGCAACACAATGGAACAATAATTAATCTTTAA
- a CDS encoding RecQ family ATP-dependent DNA helicase: MTSQLYDKALRYLRHALNNPKANFRDGQWEAISNLVNNHSRLLVVQRTGWGKSLVYFIATRLLRDQGAGTSLLISPLLALMRNQIATAQRINVNADTINSSNTEEWNRVQEQLLAGNIDILLISPEKLANDQFRENILITIASRISLFVVDEAHCISDWGHDFRPDYRRIARILQALPANIPVLATTATANNRVVNDIKAQLGDSLQISRGNLTRQSLKLQNLYFPSPAARLAWLAQYIPTLPSSGIVYTLTVRDAQRVANWLKQQGIDAEAYYGALEKKIREPLEDQLLNNEIKVLVATTALGMGFDKPDLGFVIHYQRPGSVVHYYQQVGRAGRAVDQAYGILLSGDEDEEISKYFIENAFPPEVHNQEVLNALESAQNGLSVRELEQKLNLSRGQIDKVLKLLSLESPALVSKQESKWYATAVNYQPNRQKIKQLTDIRYEEQDQMRDYMKSDSCLMQFLASALDDENPTVCGKCAVCLGKSLLPVTYSPNLVDQAVMFLKRSDHIIEPRKQWPLKGAFSVYQFSGNIKPELTAENGRALCLWGDAGWGQLVKQGKYETNHFDDHLVEAMAEMIQRWKPEPKPTWITCIPSLNRPHLVPNFSQRLANHLQILFIPVVTKIKKNPPQKNMSNSYQQAHNLDGVFSIDREKVMPDSVFLVDDFVDSRWTLTVVSALLRQTGSGQVFPTTLALNSLS; encoded by the coding sequence ATGACAAGTCAACTTTATGACAAGGCTTTACGATACCTCCGCCATGCTTTAAATAACCCTAAAGCTAACTTTCGAGACGGACAATGGGAAGCTATTTCAAATTTAGTAAACAATCACTCTCGTTTGTTAGTCGTTCAACGGACAGGATGGGGTAAAAGTTTAGTCTATTTTATCGCAACTAGGCTATTACGGGATCAAGGAGCCGGAACCAGTTTATTAATTTCACCTTTACTAGCTTTAATGCGTAACCAAATTGCGACCGCACAACGAATTAATGTTAATGCAGACACCATCAATTCTAGTAATACTGAGGAATGGAATAGAGTTCAAGAACAATTATTGGCAGGAAATATTGATATTTTATTAATTTCTCCTGAAAAACTTGCTAATGATCAATTTAGAGAGAATATTTTGATTACCATTGCTTCTCGTATTAGTTTATTCGTCGTAGATGAGGCGCACTGTATTTCTGATTGGGGACATGACTTTAGACCAGATTATCGTCGAATTGCCCGTATTTTACAAGCTTTACCCGCTAATATTCCTGTTTTAGCCACTACAGCAACCGCAAATAATCGAGTAGTTAATGATATTAAGGCGCAATTGGGAGACAGCTTACAAATTAGTCGAGGAAACTTAACCAGACAAAGCTTAAAGCTACAAAACCTCTATTTTCCTAGTCCTGCTGCACGCTTAGCTTGGTTAGCACAATATATTCCTACTTTACCGAGTTCTGGTATCGTCTATACCCTAACAGTAAGGGACGCTCAAAGGGTGGCCAACTGGTTAAAACAGCAAGGAATTGATGCAGAAGCTTATTATGGAGCGTTAGAGAAAAAAATCAGGGAACCTTTGGAAGATCAACTATTAAACAATGAAATTAAGGTATTAGTAGCAACAACGGCGTTAGGGATGGGATTTGACAAACCCGATTTAGGTTTTGTGATACACTATCAGCGTCCTGGTTCTGTTGTTCACTATTATCAGCAAGTAGGACGTGCCGGACGTGCAGTAGATCAAGCTTATGGAATTCTTTTAAGTGGGGATGAAGACGAAGAAATTAGCAAATATTTTATCGAAAATGCTTTTCCACCTGAAGTTCACAACCAAGAAGTTTTAAATGCTCTAGAATCGGCTCAAAATGGCTTATCTGTACGAGAATTAGAGCAAAAATTAAATCTATCAAGGGGACAAATCGATAAGGTATTAAAGTTACTGTCCTTGGAATCTCCTGCACTTGTAAGCAAGCAAGAGTCAAAATGGTATGCAACAGCCGTCAATTATCAACCCAATCGACAAAAAATTAAACAATTAACCGATATTCGTTACGAAGAACAAGATCAAATGCGGGATTATATGAAGAGTGACAGTTGTTTGATGCAGTTTTTAGCCTCTGCATTAGATGATGAAAACCCGACAGTTTGTGGAAAATGTGCCGTTTGTTTAGGTAAATCTTTACTGCCTGTCACCTATTCCCCTAATTTAGTTGATCAAGCAGTAATGTTTCTCAAACGCAGTGATCACATCATCGAACCGAGGAAACAATGGCCATTAAAAGGTGCATTTTCAGTGTATCAGTTTTCAGGTAACATTAAACCAGAATTAACAGCAGAAAATGGTAGAGCATTATGTTTATGGGGAGATGCTGGATGGGGACAATTAGTCAAACAAGGAAAATATGAAACTAATCATTTTGATGATCACTTGGTAGAAGCAATGGCAGAAATGATTCAACGTTGGAAACCTGAACCTAAACCCACTTGGATAACTTGTATTCCTTCTCTAAATCGTCCCCATTTAGTGCCTAATTTTAGTCAAAGATTGGCTAATCATTTACAAATACTTTTTATTCCAGTGGTTACAAAAATCAAGAAAAATCCACCACAAAAAAACATGAGCAATAGTTATCAACAAGCTCACAATTTAGATGGAGTATTTAGCATCGATAGGGAAAAAGTAATGCCAGATTCTGTCTTTTTAGTCGATGATTTTGTTGATTCTCGTTGGACATTAACCGTCGTTTCTGCACTGTTACGTCAAACTGGAAGTGGTCAAGTTTTTCCCACAACTTTAGCGTTAAATTCTTTATCTTAA